The window ACATTCATTTTTCCTACAAGTAGGCTTTACTCCAAGAGATGTGAGCTTTTCTCAACAGGCAGATTTATTTAGAGTAGAGTTTGACAGACTTTTAAAAGATGTCATTTTGCTTTCAAACGGAGTTGTTAGTCATAGTGTAATTGAATCAGGTCAGATAGTAACTTCATATACACTTAATGCTGAAATGGCATCATCATATCTAACTGGTGTACAGATACAAACGGGTCTCACTCAGGCTGAACTTGGATTAGTAGGCGGAGAAAATATTGTGTACAATCCAGTGCTAGAGCAAAGAGTATATATGGTTAACCAAAACGCTTTAGCTTTAACAGCAGGTTTAATAAACTTTAAAGATACTGTACTTAGAAATGTTTTGTCTTGTAATATGTTCACGGTCAATTATCCGCTTTTAATCGACCATATCATGAGAGAAGCAAAACTGTATTTTCGAATGATTGATAGACTTCAGAGAAGAGAGCAAATTAATATAGCACAAGAGATTTATGAGCAAGAGCTATTCTGGAATAAGATTATGGCTGAGCATTCAAAATTCATTAGAGGACTTCTTGATCCAACAGAAGAAGATTTATTTAATATGGCTAATAATTTTGGTAAGGAATTTGATAAGTTGACAGAAGATGTGAAGAAGACTATGGGTAAAACTTTACCAATTTCAAAAGTGACAGATGAAAGCCTTGAAGCTACAAAAAGGATTAGTG of the Proteiniborus sp. DW1 genome contains:
- a CDS encoding DUF2935 domain-containing protein, with the protein product MLSNIEFIRQSLEIHLFFARIMKEHSFFLQVGFTPRDVSFSQQADLFRVEFDRLLKDVILLSNGVVSHSVIESGQIVTSYTLNAEMASSYLTGVQIQTGLTQAELGLVGGENIVYNPVLEQRVYMVNQNALALTAGLINFKDTVLRNVLSCNMFTVNYPLLIDHIMREAKLYFRMIDRLQRREQINIAQEIYEQELFWNKIMAEHSKFIRGLLDPTEEDLFNMANNFGKEFDKLTEDVKKTMGKTLPISKVTDESLEATKRISDFNAQGTRGLIECKIKSIIIPLLGDHVLRESNHFIHLLKKFQKAV